One Vanacampus margaritifer isolate UIUO_Vmar chromosome 20, RoL_Vmar_1.0, whole genome shotgun sequence DNA window includes the following coding sequences:
- the LOC144040532 gene encoding equilibrative nucleobase transporter 1-like, with translation MLQCPKGFGVRQMLTLITGMVECLCFAGIVFGWASLVFILKTQGFFGSHCVNSTEIDGSQVLDCRGQDEQLSGVFTSASVMNNFLTLLTGFIFDRFGSFVVRLLGICLYISGTLLLAFSTPALSVLLFPALPLIAVSGRIFLITNIQVANLFGDHRSTIITVLSGSYHSSAIVFLIIKLLYESGIPIKASFLFMAACSIFHVLRTFFLLPRTLIPYPLPQNYSYGFSCGKSEEYVNHSSQTTTDQMETAHEEPVKPEKTFRECILSRFFFFCLIWFSVIELRIYLFIGTLNPALELLTNEDPLLVSQFLNAFAFTQLCAVLCAPWNGFIMDRLKRKYRDRGMNGREAELNSTIVSLFLASFLALVFSISAAIPVLLLQYFTFVMQVLTRAFLQGTLAAFVSVAFPPCHFGKVYGLIVTLASAVSLLQYVCFVVVESLLDGDPLYVNIAMAVLVLFSLIHPVSVFLHCRRLASQQTQQVS, from the exons ATGTTGCAGTGTCCGAAAGGCTTTGGGGTGCGACAAATGCTCACCTTAATCACGGGCATGGTGGAGTGTCTTTGTTTTGCAGGAATTGTATTTGGGTGGGCCTCGCTTGTTTTCATCCTGAAGACGCAGGGTTTCTTCGGTTCTCATTGCGTCAACAGTACAGAAATTGATGGCTCGCAAGTCTTAG ATTGCAGAGGACAGGATGAACAGTTATCTGGAGTCTTCACCTCTGCATCTGTCATGAATAATTTCCTCACACTTCTAACTGGTTTCATCTTTGACCGCTTTGGCTCTTTTGTCGTGCGGCTATTAGGAAT ATGTCTGTACATCTCCGGTACCTTGCTGTTGGCCTTCTCAACTCCAG CCTTGTCCGTGCTTCTCTTCCCAGCACTTCCCCTCATAGCTGTGTCAGGCAGAATATTTTTGATTACCAACATACAG GTGGCAAATCTGTTCGGCGATCACCGTTCCACCATTATCACTGTCCTAAGCGGGTCCTATCATTCTTCTGCAATTGTCTTCCTCATCATCAAG TTGTTATATGAGTCTGGCATTCCTATCAAGGCCAGTTTCCTGTTTATGGCTGCATGCAGCATCTTTCACGTGCTCAGGACCTTCTTCCTGCTACCCAGAACCTTAATCCCATACCCCCTGCCTCAAAATTACTCATATGG GTTTTCCTGTGGCAAGTCAGAAGAGTATGTGAATCATAGCTCACAAACGACAACAGACCAAATGGAAACTGCCCATGAGGAACCTGTAAAACCAG AGAAAACATTTCGTGAGTGTATCCTGTCcagattcttctttttttgcctcaTCTGGTTTTCGGTGATTGAACTGAGAATTTATCTGTTCATTGGCACCCTTAACCCAGCGCTGGAGTTGCTAACGAATGAAGATCCCTTACTCG TGAGCCAGTTCCTCAATGCTTTTGCTTTCACCCAACTGTGTGCGGTGTTGTGTGCTCCCTGGAATGGCTTCATCATGGATAGACTGAAACGCAAATACCGGGATAGAG gaatgaatgggcgAGAGGCAGAACTCAATTCCACAATAGTTTCTCTCTTCCTGGCGTCGTTCTTGGCGCTGGTGTTCTCAATTTCCGCCGCCATTCCCGTGCTGCTCCTCCAGTACTTCACCTTCGTCATGCAAGTGCTGACTCGTGCCTTCCTGCAAGGCACTCTTGCAGCTTTTGTCAGTGTGGC TTTCCCACCTTGTCACTTTGGAAAAGTGTACGGCCTCATTGTTACTCTTGCGTCAGCCGTCTCTTTGCTGCAGTATGTCTGCTTTGTTGTGGTGGAATCACTTCTCGATGGAGATCCTTTATAC GTCAACATTGCGATGGCTGTGCTTGTCCTGTTCTCCCTCATCCACCCGGTGTCTGTCTTTTTGCACTGCCGAAGGCTTGCATCACAACAAACTCAACAGGTCTCCTAG